Genomic DNA from Peribacillus simplex:
TTTTCCAAGTAAAGCGGTGTGGTTGATTTCCCCTCCAGATGCTCGCTTTCCGCGGGGCGGGCGGTGAGCCTCCTCGGCTTAAAACGCCTGTGGGGTCTCACCTGTCCCGCTGCTCCCGCAGGAGTCTCGCAAATGCGCTCCAATCAACCTTAAATCGTTTCGTTTTAAAAACAACAATCTTTACGAAAAGAGCCTTTGTATTTAACGGCTCGTGTAACCTGCATCGACGTGCAAGGTTGTGCCCGTTACATAAGAGGACTGGTCTGAAGCTAACCATAAGCTAGCCTGTGCGACTTCCCTTCCTTGTCCAAACCTGTTCAACAGGCTAAGCTGCGGTGCGTATTCTTCTTCGGTGAAACCAAACTGTTCCAATGCTCCACGTAACATCGGAGTATCAATGGCACCAGGGGCCACAGAGTTAACACGTATGTTTTTGTCTCCATTTTCTAGTGCAGCGACTTTCGTCATTCCGACAACTCCGTGCTTTGCAGCGACATAGGCCACATTATCCGGCTGAGGACGGAAGCCGCTGACGGATGAAATATTGATGATCGATCCACCATTACCTTGCTTAATCATCTGTTGCAGTTCATATTTCAGGCATAGTGCTGTTCCTTTAAGGTCTATTGCCATGAGCTTGTCCCAATAATCTTCATCAAACTCGGCTACTGGTTTGTCATCAGGAGTCAGGGCTGCATTATTGACAGCAACATCCAGCCTTCCATATTTCTCAACAGTTGCATCGACCAGTGCTTTTACCTGTTCCGTTTTGGAAATATCGACCTTTTGGAAGAAAGCGATTCCGCCGTTAGCCTCAATTTCCGAAACTGCCTGCTTACCTTTTTCTTCGTTAAGGTCAGCTACCACCACTTTGGCACCTGCTTCTGCAAATAGTTTAGCCGTTTCGAGACCCATGCCCATTGCAGCTCCTGTTACGATTGCCACCTTATCTTGTAATACTGGATATGTCATTCCAATCACTCTTCCTTTCTGTATCTTAGAGTATCGTGTAATTTCATCCAAACCGGGGTTCAGGTGATTTATCCCACCTAACATCCCTTTATCATGGATATTATCCAAATCGGAAACTATCTCGACATTGAGATATCATGAAACAATTAAAGTATAAAATGTTTATGAAAGGGCTTCAATATGCAATACTATAAGAAATGTATGATACCCGACAGATTCATCGTTTTTGTCCATTAAAAAATCAGGAAGGAGTATTTCCATGTCCATTCAGCATCCAGATAGACGAGTAAGAAGAACAAAAGAGAGCTTTAAAGCGGCTCTATTATCTTTGATGGAAGAAAAAAACTTCCATACTATCACCATTACGGAAATCGTGAATATGGCGAATTATAATCGAGGAACATTTTACTCCCATTACGAGCAAAAGGAAGATTTATTAGATGAAATAATCGGGGAGATGTTCGAAAAATTGAATGAAGCTTACCGTAAACCTTATCGCGGTTTATCAGTCGTCGAATTCAATAACTTACCTTCAAAATCGATTGTATTATTTCATCATTTCTTAGAAAACAAAAAATTTTATAAACTGATGTTACACCCAGAAACTGCCTATAACTTCCGTGAAAAAATGACAAACAAATTAGCTGAATTATTCAGGGAAGACTATAAATACTCGACTGAGGCAAATCCGAATATTGATATTGACCTTTTTAGCACGTATCGGATCCATGGAATCATTGGATTGATAATAGATTGGATTGACAATGATTTCGAACAATCACCTGCGTATATGGGCGACCAGCTTATTCAAA
This window encodes:
- a CDS encoding SDR family NAD(P)-dependent oxidoreductase encodes the protein MTYPVLQDKVAIVTGAAMGMGLETAKLFAEAGAKVVVADLNEEKGKQAVSEIEANGGIAFFQKVDISKTEQVKALVDATVEKYGRLDVAVNNAALTPDDKPVAEFDEDYWDKLMAIDLKGTALCLKYELQQMIKQGNGGSIINISSVSGFRPQPDNVAYVAAKHGVVGMTKVAALENGDKNIRVNSVAPGAIDTPMLRGALEQFGFTEEEYAPQLSLLNRFGQGREVAQASLWLASDQSSYVTGTTLHVDAGYTSR
- a CDS encoding TetR/AcrR family transcriptional regulator translates to MSIQHPDRRVRRTKESFKAALLSLMEEKNFHTITITEIVNMANYNRGTFYSHYEQKEDLLDEIIGEMFEKLNEAYRKPYRGLSVVEFNNLPSKSIVLFHHFLENKKFYKLMLHPETAYNFREKMTNKLAELFREDYKYSTEANPNIDIDLFSTYRIHGIIGLIIDWIDNDFEQSPAYMGDQLIQILNFHTPKFYLKDR